The following proteins are encoded in a genomic region of Garra rufa chromosome 22, GarRuf1.0, whole genome shotgun sequence:
- the synpo2lb gene encoding synaptopodin 2-like protein, which yields MVAEEVVVTLSGGAPWGFRLQGGAEQQKPLQVAKVRKRSKACRAGLRETDELVSINDVSCGTLSHAEAMNLIDSGRGTLHLRIKRAPAAYQSVVLLGRAPSPRIDKEYQAALRALSPPLTSKRSSVNRSSLMSPTGGLEWLTSPPDSEAYYGETDSDADVAAQEKQRRQRRRSPSSSPAKSPGQASPQEEETSEMSGYESAQDVCTYPQTQSWPVSDLEGMGTQQQRVMSGVARREVVYQPAQAEWSHQAENSSENSDQSPTGAAEVDSGFQEPPTVPPPLVSPERAKEALMLASHRQMVPMVGPVDNPVDEELTVTYMDKAKQAKLHRGESLQDKQVKEARSKCRTIASLLTDAPNPHSKGVLMFKKRRQRAKKYTLTCFGSVDGESYRNSEGETEDESLFLGSESELDDDSFSAAPDPTWDSGYLDVLDRRTSACVVPDRDAENSPGLNATSGKGAQLFEQQRKRAEEHKSNPVTPTAYSMPQHQVDSTLTYTPVTPVTPITSHSTNMVNGEPLVVSRTSVVLSSPGQTPMPSMAGTLPEQADLSAASSVHNRTARPFAPGCVSHRAATAPVVFRPSPAKKAGSQAQAVSVANIPAPFSPAGSEGKKAISTTSLYIPARPATYNGPSSVLSPSSITTGPFSPPPSNAPIYSPTYSSTSAPFSPISSHVTSVSSPQPQPYSPPQTQAMPQCPPYHLAVSAQYQPPAPVQGPAQPFSPQFMNATGLPNVPATAPGQAFALATPNVQSSPAHKVSFNPYISVASTTPETPNAPVAQHYSQSNSTDGISSREQRVSVPAGRTGILQDARRRGTKKPMFNAKEEKKAPSYNPELLSLVQNLDDRSRSGVEAGFESGPEEDFLNLGAEACNFMQAQRYKMPPPVAPKPANQAPQMPQMQGKGGELFARRQSRMDRYVVDKQPKSPAHPRDPSPTPSLPAHWKYSPNIRAPPPINYNPLLSPSCPPVAQRGAKANDATKVGVKTVPGQHKQGIKALDFVSRQPYQLNSSLFSYGGGVPQNTDAYQQQQNGIGMTGNSLNAPKQVPVKASRVYEIKRFSTPTPMSAPTSLTPTVIAPRSATTLGEPMWRSDVTSPPPVAPRPAAPFSPPPPAPTSALPALPKISTATVPNSMPIPQPTPGQAYTPFQAAKQFKSAPELSPLSAGVQSSGSGSSQNLKVPRPRFSTSSMGLQPNVWRPGSIHY from the exons ATGGTCGCAGAGGAGGTGGTGGTCACCCTGTCAGGAGGTGCACCATGGGGTTTCCGGTTACAAGGAGGAGCTGAGCAACAAAAACCCCTCCAAGTGGCAAAG GTGAGGAAGCGCAGTAAGGCCTGCCGGGCTGGGCTCCGAGAGACTGATGAGTTGGTGTCAATCAATGATGTATCCTGTGGAACACTGTCCCATGCTGAGGCTATGAATCTGATTGATAGTGGCAGAGGAACCCTCCATCTGCGAATTAAAAG GGCCCCAGCTGCATATCAGTCAGTGGTGCTTCTGGGTCGGGCTCCCTCCCCGCGTATTGATAAGGAGTACCAGGCAGCCTTGAGAGCCCTGTCCCCTCCACTTACCTCTAAACGCTCCAGCGTCAACAGATCATCGCTCATGTCGCCCACCGGTGGCCTCGAGTGGCTTACGTCCCCTCCAGACAGCGAGGCTTACTACGGTGAGACAGACAGTGACGCAGATGTGGCGGCTCAGGAGAAGCAGCGAAGACAGAGACGACGAAGCCCCAGTAGCTCTCCTGCCAAAAGCCCCGGCCAAGCCTCACCCCAGGAGGAGGAGACTTCGGAAATGAGTGGCTATGAGAGCGCCCAGGACGTCTGCACGTACCCTCAAACACAGAGCTGGCCTGTATCTGATCTAGAGGGAATGGGGACTCAGCAACAGCGCGTTATGTCAGGGGTGGCCCGCAGAGAGGTGGTCTACCAGCCTGCGCAGGCTGAATGGTCGCACCAGGCTGAAAATTCCTCTGAGAATTCTGACCAAAGTCCAACAGGAGCTGCTGAAGTGGACAGTGGTTTCCAGGAGCCCCCCACTGTCCCACCTCCACTTGTTTCTCCAGAGCGGGCGAAAGAGGCTCTCATGCTTGCATCTCACAGACAGATGGTACCCATGGTGGGCCCTGTGGACAACCCAGTTGATGAAGAACTCACAGTAACGTACATGGACAAGGCCAAGCAAGCTA AGCTACACAGAGGTGAAAGTTTACAAGATAAACAGGTGAAGGAAGCCCGGTCCAAATGCAGAACCATTGCTTCACTCTTGACAGATGCTCCTAACCCTCATTCTAAAGGTGTGCTTATGTTCAAGAAGCGACGGCAGCGTGCAAAGAAGTATACGCTCACCTGCTTTGGCAGTGTAGACGGAGAAAGTTACCGTAACTCAGAGGGAGAAACCGAGGACGAAAGCCTGTTTCTAGGGAGCGAATCTGAGCTTGATGACGACAGTTTTTCAGCTGCACCAGACCCTACCTGGGATAGTGGTTACCTTGACGTTCTAGACAGGAGAACTTCAGCGTGTGTTGTGCCTGACAGAGATGCAGAGAATAGCCCAGGCCTAAATGCCACTTCAGGAAAAGGAGCACAGCTTTTTGAACAACAGAGGAAAAGAGCAGAAGAACACAAGTCAAACCCGGTTACGCCTACTGCTTACTCCATGCCACAGCATCAGGTAGACTCAACCCTGACATATACGCCAGTTACTCCAGTCACACCCATAACTTCTCACAGTACCAATATGGTAAATGGGGAACCTTTGGTAGTAAGCAGGACAAGTGTTGTGTTGTCCTCACCAGGTCAGACACCTATGCCATCTATGGCAGGAACATTACCAGAGCAAGCAGACTTGTCAGCTGCCAGCTCAGTGCACAACAGAACTGCAAGGCCATTTGCCCCTGGCTGTGTGAGCCACCGAGCAGCAACTGCTCCAGTAGTCTTCAGGCCAAGCCCTGCCAAAAAGGCTGGATCACAGGCTCAGGCTGTGTCCGTGGCAAATATCCCAGCTCCCTTCTCTCCTGCTGGCTCAGAGGGTAAGAAAGCCATCTCTACAACATCACTGTATATCCCTGCCAGACCAGCCACCTACAATGGCCCCTCCTCTGTGCTGTCTCCATCCTCAATTACTACAGGTCCATTTTCTCCTCCCCCTTCAAATGCTCCAATCTACTCCCCAACCTATTCCAGCACCTCTGCTCCTTTTTCTCCAATATCTTCTCATGTAACATCTGTGAGTTCCCCTCAGCCCCAGCCTTACTCTCCTCCCCAAACACAGGCAATGCCACAATGTCCTCCGTACCATCTTGCGGTTTCTGCTCAATATCAGCCCCCTGCACCAGTTCAAGGGCCAGCACAGCCTTTCTCTCCCCAGTTTATGAATGCCACAGGTCTTCCCAATGTTCCTGCCACTGCTCCTGGCCAGGCCTTTGCTCTTGCAACACCAAATGTGCAATCTTCCCCAGCACACAAAGTCTCTTTCAACCCATACATTTCTGTGGCATCCACCACTCCAGAAACACCAAATGCACCAGTTGCCCAGCATTATTCCCAATCAAATTCCACTGATGGGATCTCTTCTCGAGAACAGCGAGTCTCAGTTCCTGCCGGCCGCACAGGCATCTTGCAGGATGCTCGGCGTCGTGGCACCAAGAAACCAATGTTCAATGCTAAAGAGGAGAAGAAGGCTCCATCATACAACCCTGAGCTACTGTCTCTAGTGCAGAACTTGGATGACAGGTCGCGTTCGGGTGTAGAGGCTGGGTTTGAGTCTGGCCCCGAAGAGGATTTCCTCAACCTGGGTGCAGAAGCTTGCAACTTCATGCAGGCACAGAGATACAAGATGCCACCACCAGTGGCTCccaaaccagctaatcaagctcctCAGATGCCCCAGATGCAAGGTAAAGGTGGAGAGCTGTTTGCACGCAGACAGAGTCGCATGGACCGCTACGTGGTGGATAAACAGCCTAAATCTCCCGCGCATCCTCGTGATCCTTCACCTACACCCTCCCTCCCAGCACACTGGAAATACTCTCCAAACATTCGAGCCCCACCACCCATTAATTACAATCCACTGCTGTCACCTTCTTGCCCTCCAGTGGCCCAGCGTGGCGCCAAGGCTAATGATGCAACTAAAGTTGGGGTCAAAACAGTGCCTGGCCAACACAAACAAGGTATAAAGGCTCTTGACTTTGTGAGCAGACAGCCATACCAGCTCAACTCATCTTTATTCAGTTACGGAGGTGGAGTCCCTCAAAACACTGACGCTTATCAACAGCAACAGAATGGCATTGGCATGACTGGTAATTCCCTTAATGCACCAAAGCAGGTTCCTGTTAAAGCAAGCCGTGTGTATGAAATTAAACGTTTCTCCACACCTACTCCCATGTCTGCTCCCACATCTCTGACACCTACCGTAATCGCCCCTCGCTCTGCCACAACTCTCGGTGAGCCGATGTGGCGCAGTGATGTTACTTCCCCACCTCCTGTTGCTCCAAGACCTGCAGCGCCGTTCTCACCACCACCCCCTGCCCCGACATCAGCCCTGCCTGCTCTCCCCAAAATATCCACTGCCACAGTGCCCAATTCCATGCCTATCCCGCAACCCACTCCTGGGCAGGCCTACACCCCATTCCAAGCAGCAAAGCAGTTTAAGAGCGCCCCTGAGCTGAGTCCCCTGTCTGCTGGTGTGCAATCCTCAGGGTCTGGAAGCAGCCAGAACCTAAAGGTACCCAGACCCCGCTTCAGTACATCAAGCATGGGTCTGCAACCAAATGTGTGGAGGCCTGGCTCCATACATTACTGA
- the itgb3b gene encoding integrin beta-3b has translation MTTEMEKTSLKLFSFWIYCVIVFLSDAGLGSNICTSRGASTCQQCLAVHPTCAWCFQEDFGQDVPGSSRCDLKKNLIEAGCRRGALENPISKMHVTENKDLSDKASGTTDVTQIQPQRMLISLRPDDSQVFTLKVRQVEDYPVDLYYLMDLSYSMNDDLSQLRRLGRGLAEEMSKTTSNLRMGFGAFVDKPVSPYMYISPQEAVLNPCYSIPYKCQPQFGYRHVLSLTEEVSRFTEEVKKQKVSRNRDAPEGGFDAIIQAAVCKEKIGWRPGASHLLVFTTDAKTHVALDGRMAGIVRPNDGQCYVGADNVYNMSTTMDYPSLALITEKMSENNINLIFAVTSHVESLYKNYSELIPGTAVGTLSEDSHNVIQLIQDAYAKLRSKVELELLNVPEELSLTFNATCLNEEVIPGLRSCSGLKRGDTVSFTVEARARGCPKEKRKTFTIKPVGFKDTLQITVNFECECKCQAKAEPDSPVCHYGNGTYECGICLCNPGRLGPRCECAEGDYSPTEQDACTGPDKVVCSGRGDCVCGQCVCHNNDFGKVWGKRCECDDFSCLRYKGELCSGHGTCYCGFCQCDPDWKGENCNCSTRTDTCMSSLGLLCSGRGQCVCGSCECTQPGAYGSTCDKCPTCPDACTLKKDCVECKHFKRGKLFDDDTCTRICRDEIRLVDDLVFHDKNAVNCTYKDEDDCVQRFQYYEDNSGKSILSLVKEPDCPKGPDILVVLLSVAGAILFLGLAALLIWKLLITIHDRREFAKFEEERARAKWETGHNPLYKGATSTFTNITYRGKD, from the exons ATGACAACCGAGATGGAGAAAACTTCACTCAAACTCTTCAGTTTTTGGATTTATTGTGTAATTGTATTCCTAAGTGATGCTGGACTAG GCTCCAACATCTGTACTTCTCGAGGAGCCAGCACATGTCAGCAGTGCCTGGCAGTGCATCCAACCTGTGCCTGGTGCTTTCAAGAG GATTTTGGACAAGATGTACCTGGTTCCTCCCGATGTGACCTGAAGAAGAACCTCATAGAGGCAGGATGCAGGAGAGGAGCTCTGGAGAATCCTATTAGCAAAATGCATGTGACAGAGAACAAAGATCTCAGTGACAAGGCCTCGGGCACCACCGACGTCACCCAGATCCAACCTCAGAGAATGCTCATCTCTCTGAGACCCG ATGATTCCCAAGTCTTCACGCTGAAAGTCCGTCAGGTTGAGGACTACCCTGTGGACTTGTACTATCTCATGGACCTGTCCTACTCCATGAATGATGACCTGTCTCAACTGCGACGGCTGGGGCGAGGCCTGGCTGAAGAGATGAGTAAAACCACCAGCAATCTACGTATGGGCTTTGGGGCTTTCGTGGATAAACCTGTGTCCCCGTACATGTACATCTCACCTCAAGAAGCTGTGTTAAATCCCTGTTACTC GATCCCATATAAATGCCAGCCTCAGTTTGGCTACAGACATGTTCTGTCTCTGACGGAGGAGGTGAGCCGCTTTACAGAGGAAGTAAAGAAACAGAAGGTGTCTCGGAACAGGGACGCCCCAGAGGGAGGCTTTGACGCCATTATACAGGCAGCTGTCTGCAAG GAGAAAATTGGTTGGAGACCAGGTGCATCTCACTTACTGGTTTTCACCACAGATGCCAAGACACACGTGGCACTTGACGGGCGCATGGCGGGCATTGTACGACCCAATGATGGCCAGTGTTATGTTGGCGCAGATAATGTCTACAACATGTCTACAACTATG GACTACCCTTCTCTGGCATTAATTACAGAGAAAATGTCAGAGAACAATATAAATCTCATCTTTGCTGTGACTAGCCATGTGGAATCACTCTATAAG AACTACAGTGAACTGATCCCTGGCACTGCAGTGGGCACGCTGTCCGAGGACTCACATAACGTCATCCAGCTGATCCAGGATGCATATGCT AAACTGCGTTCTAAGGTTGAGCTGGAGCTCTTGAATGTCCCGGAAGAGCTCAGTCTGACATTTAATGCTACATGTCTCAATGAAGAGGTCATCCCTGGGCTAAGATCCTGCTCTGGCCTCAAAAGAGGAGATACC GTGTCCTTTACTGTAGAAGCTCGAGCCAGAGGCTGTCCTAAAGAAAAGCGCAAGACCTTCACCATCAAACCAGTTGGCTTTAAAGACACCTTGCAGATCACAGTCAACTTTGAGTGTGAGTGTAAATGCCAAGCTAAGGCAGAGCCTGACAGTCCCGTCTGTCATTACGGCAATGGCACCTACGAGTGTGGAATCTGCCTGTGCAACCCGGGACGATTGGGTCCCAGGTGTGAGTGTGCAGAGGGGGACTACAGTCCCACTGAGCAGGACGCCTGCACCGGGCCAGACAAGGTGGTCTGCAGTGGCCGTGGAGACTGTGTGTGCGGCCAGTGCGTGTGCCACAATAATGATTTCGGCAAGGTGTGGGGGAAGAGGTGTGAGTGTGACGATTTCAGCTGCCTGCGGTACAAAGGAGAGCTCTGCTCAG GCCATGGCACTTGTTACTGTGGATTTTGCCAGTGTGATCCAGACTGGAAGGGGGAGAACTGCAACTGTTCTACTCGTACAGACACCTGTATGTCCAGTTTGGGGCTGTTGTGCAGCGGTCGtggtcagtgtgtgtgtggaaGCTGTGAATGCACTCAGCCTGGAGCCTATGGCTCCACCTGCGACAAATGCCCTACCTGCCCCGACGCCTGTACCTTGAAGAA gGACTGTGTAGAGTGTAAGCACTTTAAGAGAGGGAAACTCTTTGATGATGACACCTGTACTCGAATCTGCAGAGATGAAATCAGACTGGTGGATGATTTGG TGTTCCATGACAAGAATGCAGTGAACTGCACCTATAAGGATGAGGATGACTGCGTGCAAAGGTTTCAGTACTATGAGGACAACAGTGGCAAATCCATCTTGTCTCTGGTCAAAGAACCAG ACTGCCCTAAAGGCCCTGATATCTTGGTGGTGCTCCTATCAGTAGCTGGTGCCATTTTGTTCTTGGGTCTGGCTGCCCTGCTTATCTGGAAACTGCTTATCACCATCCACGATCGGCGTGAATTTGCGAAGTTCGAGGAGGAGCGGGCACGTGCCAAGTGGGAAACG GGTCACAATCCCCTCTATAAAGGTGCcacatcaacattcacaaacattACATACCGAGGCAAGGACTGA